From the genome of Aeromonas hydrophila subsp. hydrophila ATCC 7966:
AGGCGCGGGGCGAGGGGCTGGTACTCGATCAGTTCAACAATCCGGCCAACCCGGATGCCCATTACCTCTCCACCGGCCCCGAGATCTGGCGCCAGAGCGAGGGGGCGGTCACTCACTTCGTCTCGGCCATGGGCACCACGGGCACCATCATGGGGGTCTCCCGCTACCTCAAAGAGCAGAACCCGGCGGTGCAGGTGATCGGCCTGCAACCGGCCGAGGGGAGCCAGATCCCGGGGATCCGGTGCTGGCCTGCGGCCTATTTGCCGGCCATTTTCGAGCCTGCCCGGGTCGATCGGGTGCTGGACGTGACCCAGCAGGAGGCGCTCGCCATGATGCGCCGGCTGGCGCGGGAGGAGGGGATCTGCTGCGGGGTCAGCTCGGGGGGCGCCGTGGCCGGCGCGCTGCGGGTGGCGGCAGAGATCAAACAGGGAGTGGTGGTGGCCATCATCTGCGATCGGGGAGATCGCTACCTCTCCACCGGGGTGTTTAGCGACGAGCAAGGCTGAGTGCTTGCGTCAGCGTGATGATTAACGTGATATGTATCAACAGCTTGCTGATACATTGCACTGTGTACCCCTTGTAACAATCAACACCGTTGGCAGGGTTGATTCCATTTGCCTCCTGTTTGACACTCGGCGCCCTTGGTTGACCGATGCAAACAGGAGCGTCCCATGATCTTGCCTTCCTCTCTTCGTCTTTCTCTGTTTGGCCTGTGTCTGGCCACGGCGGGTTGTACCGTCGAACCCTATGCCTATCAGTGCGGCGACAAGCAGTGCTCGGTGATTGATCACCAGGGGCAGAAACACGAGCGGCCGCTGGACGAGGTAAAACCCGTCTGGGAGCGCAAGCAGGAGCGGGAAGAGGCCGTGCGCCGCAACAAGGAGTCCATCTGGCGCGAAAAAGCGCCCGAAGATCGCGGCAACTACGGCGCTGGCGCCACCATCAGCTGGTAACAGGAGGCCCCGCGATGCGGGGCCTCTGTCTGATTACTCCCAGGCCAGCTCGAGCAGGCCGAGCAGCTGGGTGCGGTCGGCATCCTTGCGGTTGTAGAGCAGGGCGCCGTCGTTGATGGCGAGATCGCGGATCTCGGGCAGCAGCGCCTTGTCGGTGACGCCGGCCTCGCGCAGGGTGCGCGGCAGCTTCACCGCCTGCCACAGGGTATCGCGCAGCGCCTGCAGCGCCTCGATGGCGGCCTGGGGCCGCGCGGCGGCCGGGGTTGCGGCAAAGCGCTCGGCCCCCACCAGCGGCAGCAGCAGGCGGGCCAGCTCGGGATCGATGCCCGGCCGGTTGTAGTCGAGCACGGTGGGCAGGAAGAGGTTCATGCACAGGCCGTGGGGCAGGTGGCAGCGGGCCCCCAGGCTGTGGCCGAGGGCGTGTACCAGCCCTACCATAGAGTTGGAGAAAGCCATGCCCGCCAGGGTGGAACCTTCCGCCAGCTGCAGCCGCAGCCGCTTGTCCTGCGGGTTGCTCAGTACCTGGGGCAGAGCGTTGGCGATCTTCTCCACCGCCATCAGCGCCAGGGCGTCGCTGACCGGGTTCTTGGCATTGCCGATGAAGGCCTCGATGGCGTGGGTCATGGCATCCATGGCGGTGGCGGCAGTGATGTTGAGCGGCAGCCCCTGGGTGAGGCGCGGATCCAGCACCGCCAGCTGGGGCAGCAGGAAGGGGGAGGTAAAGGGCACCTTGCGCCCGCTCGCCTCGTCCTTGATCACCGCCACCAGGGTCACTTCCGAGCCGGTGCCCGCCGTGGTGGGCACCACCGCCAGCGGTTGCAGCGGCCGGGTCAGGCAGCCGGCGCCGGCGTAATCCAGCAGCCGCGTCCCCCCCATGGAGGCGAGAATGTTGACCGCCTTGGCGGTGTCGATGACGGAACCGCCGCCCAGTGCCACCAGGCTGTCACAGCCGAGCTCCCGGTAACGGGCCGCAATCCGCTCCACCACGGCGGTGGAGGAGTCGGCCGGGATCTCGTCCCAGATGGCGGCCACCGGCAGCTCCCCTTCGGCCAGCACCCCGGCCAGCAGGGTGGCGAGGCCGGTGCCGCTGACCCCCTTGTCGGTGAGCAGCAGCGGCTTGCGCGCCCCCAATCCAGCCAGTTCGCCGGCCAGTTGCTCCAGCGCCTGCTCGCCCGCCATCAGTTTGACCGGGCAGAAAAAATCGTAATAGCGACTCATGGTGCTCATCCTCTCGTTCAGCCGGTCAACAGACCCAGGTATATGTGGCAGGCCCGGCTCAGCTTGTGGCGTGGGCTCGGATAGTGGCGCAGCAGTGGCCGCGCGATGAAGGCCGGCAGGATCAGCGCCTGCAGCTGCTCCAGGGCCCGCACCAGGTGCATGGCGACGGTGAGATCCCCCTCCACCAGCAGGCGGTTCTCGCTGAACGCCTGATTGACCCCGAGCCGAAAGCTAAGGGCGCGAAAGGCGATGGCGGAATGCTTGAAGCGCACCCGCAGCGGATGCAGCCCGCCGGTGTCGGGCGCGGGGCCGCTCTGCCAGCGCCCAGCCGCCTTGTGAATGGTCAGGCCGTGGGTCATGCCGCTCACCTCCAGCCGGATGGTGAGCCCGTCCGGCAGGGGGGCGAGCTCCTGGCGCACCGCCTCGTCGATGCGGGCGGCGCGGCACAGGGTGCGGCCGATGATCCAGAGCAGGCTGCTGATCCACAGGCGACGACCCAGCGCCGCCAGAGTATCAAGGTGTCGGTTGTGCATAAGCGTGAACTCCCGAGATGGCGGACCAGAACAGGGCGAAGGCGCTGGCTTGCCAGTGGCCGTCCCGTCCCAGTTCAGGTTGGTCGACAAACAGCGAGGCGCAGGCCAGGAACTGGCCCTGGCACACCTCCAGCATCAGGGCCGGTGGAGCTTGCATCAATTCGCCGCTGGCCTGGCCCTGGGCCAGCAGGCGGGGTAGAAAACGCAGGGTGTCGCTCAGGATCTGGCTGCGCAGCGGGCGAGCCAGCAGGGGGGAGTGAAAGAAGCCCAGCACGAACTTGAGCTCGTGGGGGTGGGCCTGCATCCAGGCCATCGCCTGGCTCCAGTAGTGGCGTGCCTGCTCCTTGAGGGGCAGGGCGGCGTCGGCCTCGGTGATGGCGGCGCCAAGGCGCAGCTTGATGTCCTGGTAGAGGCTCTGGATCAGCACCTCCTTGCTGGGAAAGTGGTGAAACAGGGTGCCGTTGGCCACCCCGGCTGCCTTGGCGATGCGGGCGGTGGCGGCGCCCTGCAAGCCATCTTCGGCGCAGAGGGCAAGGGCGGCATCCAGGATCTGGCGGCGCTTGTCGGTCACGGGTGTGTTCATGCTGGTCTCGTCAGCGCAAAAACAGGGCCATCATCAGCCGCTGGTGCCAGCGCCGATAGGGAGGGTGCACCATGGTGCCGGTGCTGAAGCGTCCCCGGCTCAGCACGGTCTTGGCCTTGGAGAAGGTGAGAAACCCCTCGTGGCCGTGGTAGTGACCCATGCCGGAGGCACCGATGCCGCCAAAGGGCACGTCGTCGGCCGCCACCTGGAACAGGCTGTCGTTGATGGCCATGCCGCCGGAGTGGGTCTCCCGGATCACCTTGTGCTGCAGGGCGGGGTCCAGGCTCATCAGGTAGAAGGCGAGCGGGCGGGGCCGCGCGGCTATGTAGGCGAGCGCCTCGTCCAGCGAGTCATAGGGCACGATCGGCAGCAGCGGGCCGAAAATCTCCTGCTGCATCAGCTGGCAGTGGTTCGGCACTTCGGTCAGCAGATGGGGCAGCAGGCGATGGGCGCCATCGTCCCGGGCCGGGCTGCCACAGGGATGTATCTGGGCGCCAGCCCGCTCGGCTTCAGCCAGCCAGCTGGTGAGCCGTTCATACTGGCGGCCATTGATGATGGAGCCGTAATCCGCGCTGGCCAGCCCCTGGGGATAGAGGCGGGCGAAGTGATCGCGATAGGCCTCGACAAAGGCCTGCTCCTGACCGCGCGGCAGCAGCACATAGTCGGGGGCGACGCAGATCTGGCCGGCATTGAGGCTCTTGCCGAAGATCATCCGCTCCACCGCCAGCGCCAATGGCATGTCGGGGGCGATGAGGCAGGGGCTCTTGCCGCCGAGCTCCAGGGTGAGCGGGGTGAGCTGGGGGGCCGCCGCGGCCATCACCAGCCGGCCCACGGCGGTGGAGCCGGTAAACAGCAGGTGGTCGAAGGGCAGGGCGCTGAAGGCGGCCGCCACCTGGGCGTCACCTTCAATCACCATTACCTGGCGCTCGTCGAAGACGCCGTCCAGCAGCTCGCGCAGCACCCGGTTGGTGTGGGGGGTGAATTCGGAGAGCTTCAGCATGGCGCGGTTGCCGGCGGCGATGGCGCTGATGAGGGGGCCGAGGCTCAGCATCACCGGGAAGTTCCATGGCACTATGATGCCGACCACCCCGAGCGGCTGATAGAACACCTCCACCCGGGCCGGTGCCAGCAGCAGGCCGGTGTGGCGGCGGTGCGGGCGCATCCAGCGCTTGATCCGTTTCTGGGTGTAGTTGATCTGCATGACGCAGGGGAGGATGTCGGCAATCATGCTGTCGTAGTCGCTGCGCTGGCCATAGTCTTTGGCCAGGGCATCGCACAGCGGTTGCTTGTGGGCGATCAGGGCACGCTTGAGCTGGCTGAGATGGGCTCTGCGCTCGCTCAGACTCGGCATGGGATGTTGGTGACAGGCGTCTTTGAGTCTGGCCAGTCTGGCCGGGAGCGACAGCTTGTCGGTGGCCTCCTGCAACTGCATTGCTTCCATGGCATACCCCGCTGGTTAGGGACCGACTGATTGGTCGGTCTAAATCTAGCGTCTTGTTAACTGGCTGTAAAGTTTTGCCCGTTGGCTTAGGATGGGGCGCGGATGACTCACCCGGCGACTGTGCTGGCCTCCACACTTTCGTGGATTTGGGGTTGGTGAATTATCCAATAAGGGGTAGTTTTTGGCTATCAACCGACAAGGAGAGAGTGTTATGACCAGGGAACTGAACAGCTTGTTGGCCCGCCTGGAAGA
Proteins encoded in this window:
- the cysM gene encoding cysteine synthase CysM; protein product: MDPIMAFATLEELIGNTPLLALRRINPHPGVTLLVKLEGNNPAGSVKDRPALNLIKCAEASGHLAPGARLIEATSGNTGIALAMVAAARGYRMRLVMPNTMSQERRDAMQAYGAELVLVEGGMEAARDLALAMQARGEGLVLDQFNNPANPDAHYLSTGPEIWRQSEGAVTHFVSAMGTTGTIMGVSRYLKEQNPAVQVIGLQPAEGSQIPGIRCWPAAYLPAIFEPARVDRVLDVTQQEALAMMRRLAREEGICCGVSSGGAVAGALRVAAEIKQGVVVAIICDRGDRYLSTGVFSDEQG
- a CDS encoding iron-containing alcohol dehydrogenase gives rise to the protein MSRYYDFFCPVKLMAGEQALEQLAGELAGLGARKPLLLTDKGVSGTGLATLLAGVLAEGELPVAAIWDEIPADSSTAVVERIAARYRELGCDSLVALGGGSVIDTAKAVNILASMGGTRLLDYAGAGCLTRPLQPLAVVPTTAGTGSEVTLVAVIKDEASGRKVPFTSPFLLPQLAVLDPRLTQGLPLNITAATAMDAMTHAIEAFIGNAKNPVSDALALMAVEKIANALPQVLSNPQDKRLRLQLAEGSTLAGMAFSNSMVGLVHALGHSLGARCHLPHGLCMNLFLPTVLDYNRPGIDPELARLLLPLVGAERFAATPAAARPQAAIEALQALRDTLWQAVKLPRTLREAGVTDKALLPEIRDLAINDGALLYNRKDADRTQLLGLLELAWE
- a CDS encoding SCP2 sterol-binding domain-containing protein, whose product is MHNRHLDTLAALGRRLWISSLLWIIGRTLCRAARIDEAVRQELAPLPDGLTIRLEVSGMTHGLTIHKAAGRWQSGPAPDTGGLHPLRVRFKHSAIAFRALSFRLGVNQAFSENRLLVEGDLTVAMHLVRALEQLQALILPAFIARPLLRHYPSPRHKLSRACHIYLGLLTG
- a CDS encoding TetR/AcrR family transcriptional regulator, with amino-acid sequence MNTPVTDKRRQILDAALALCAEDGLQGAATARIAKAAGVANGTLFHHFPSKEVLIQSLYQDIKLRLGAAITEADAALPLKEQARHYWSQAMAWMQAHPHELKFVLGFFHSPLLARPLRSQILSDTLRFLPRLLAQGQASGELMQAPPALMLEVCQGQFLACASLFVDQPELGRDGHWQASAFALFWSAISGVHAYAQPTP
- a CDS encoding coniferyl aldehyde dehydrogenase produces the protein MEAMQLQEATDKLSLPARLARLKDACHQHPMPSLSERRAHLSQLKRALIAHKQPLCDALAKDYGQRSDYDSMIADILPCVMQINYTQKRIKRWMRPHRRHTGLLLAPARVEVFYQPLGVVGIIVPWNFPVMLSLGPLISAIAAGNRAMLKLSEFTPHTNRVLRELLDGVFDERQVMVIEGDAQVAAAFSALPFDHLLFTGSTAVGRLVMAAAAPQLTPLTLELGGKSPCLIAPDMPLALAVERMIFGKSLNAGQICVAPDYVLLPRGQEQAFVEAYRDHFARLYPQGLASADYGSIINGRQYERLTSWLAEAERAGAQIHPCGSPARDDGAHRLLPHLLTEVPNHCQLMQQEIFGPLLPIVPYDSLDEALAYIAARPRPLAFYLMSLDPALQHKVIRETHSGGMAINDSLFQVAADDVPFGGIGASGMGHYHGHEGFLTFSKAKTVLSRGRFSTGTMVHPPYRRWHQRLMMALFLR